TCATAGGCACAATTGCCTTCGCACTAAGCGGAGCCATTGTTGCAATGGAAGAGGATTATGATATTTTCGGGGTGTATATTTTAGGAATGGCAACCGCATTTGGGGGAGGTGCCCTTCGTAATTTATTAATTGGTTATCCGATTGTCGCGTTTTGGCAACAAGACATGTTATTTCAAATCGCACTTTTATCAATGACGATTATTTTTCTTTTTCCAAATAAATTAATTAGACACTGGAAAAAGTGGGAAAATATCACTGATGCTATCGGCTTATCAGCATTTGCCGTGCAAGGAGCATTATACGCTCAAAAACTAAATTTACCTATTAGCGCTACGATCGTAGCAGCTGTTCTAACTGGCATTGGCGGCGGTATCATCCGCGATCTTTTAGCCCGTAGAAAGCCTCTCGTTCTTCGAGCTGAAGTATATGCTTTTTGGACGATTCTAGCCGGTTTCTTAATCGGCGCTCAAATTATTGTTAGCGATTGGGCTCTATACACCTTATTCATTTTAATTGTTTGCTTCCGCATGGTTTCTATTCATTACAAATGGCATTTACCGCATAGACGCATCGACACAAACGAACGTTCAATGCATAAATAGCAATCCAACCTCTTTACAAATCGTAAAGAGGTTTTTCTTTTCTAATGAGTTTTTCTTTACATAATGTTTATACTAATCCTCAAAGCGAGGTGAATACAAATGAAAAACCACGTTAATAAAGGGGCTCAAAAAAGCTCAGTAGGCCAATTTGGACACGACCTTCATTCCGCACACGAAAAAAGCGCTAAAATGGAACGCTTCCATAAATCTTATCAAGGAAAAGAAAAAAATAATAAAAGCACTTATATAGAAAAAACAGACGCACAGCTTACGTACTGTGCGTCTCCTCTTCAAGCATCAAATCACTACTTGATATTCCAACCAAATCATATTTATCATACGCATCCTCTTGCAACAACCGCATAGCTTGTGTACGAATCGATTTTTCAACAATATTCCGGACATACCGCCCATTACTAAAGGATGTAATTTGCGATGAGTACTTTACAGCATGTAAATGATCTCTAAATTTCCATTCAGCCTCTTTCGATAACTGATATTCACGTTCTTCATACATCCGCTTCCCTATTTCTAACAGCTGATTTACTGAGTAATCCGCGAATTCAATTATAAACGGAAAACGGGATTGCAATCCTGGATTCAATGAAAGAAAGTGATTCATCTCTCTTGAATATCCGGCTAAAATCAATACAAAACCGTGTTGTTTATCTTCCATATGTTTTACAAGCGTGTCAATTGCCTCTTTCCCGAAATCTTTTTCTCCCCCTCGTGCTAATGAATATGCCTCATCAATAAACAAAATTCCCCCCATTGCTTTTTTTATTAAATCTCTTGTTTTTTGAGCTGTATGACCGATGTACTCTCCTACAAGATCCGCACGTTCCGCTTCAACTAAATGCCCTTTTGATAGAATATTCATCTCAAACAATAATTTCCCTATCATTCTAGCAACAGTTGTCTTCCCTGTACCTGGATTTCCTTTAAACAACATATGAAGCACTTGCTTCTCAGACTTCAATCCTATTTCTTGTCGTTTTTTATTTACATAAATCCAAGCATATATTTCTTTTATTATCTTTTTTATATCATCCATCCCAACGAGCTTTCCCATCTCTTCTTCTATTCTTTGCAACATCTCATGTTTCGTAGTAGTTTCACTTGAAATTACTGTTTTATTTTCTGCGGCCGGTAAAGAAATTTTCTTTCGATGATTTAACACAATGTTAATTTGATTATTATTTTTCTTTCGCATCGATTGTTCCATTCAATCACCTCATTTTATCCACTCACCAAATATTATTATTCTTGTCTCCCTTGCAAATGACTATTTTCAGAAAAGTTTGCTATAATATAAGAAATAATGAAGGTGGTGGGACTATGGAGACAACGGAATTCCATGATACAATACAAGCCTTTTCTATTTTTTTATTGAATAAAGGCCGAAAACCTTCAACCATTAAACGTTACGTTTATGACATTGAAGATTTCGGACATTGGTTAGAAAAAAACAAAAAGCTCCCTTCCAGTAATATATGGGCTACACTTTGTACAAAAGACTACGAAGATTACTTTTCCGATTTAAAAAAGAATCGACATTACTCAGAGAAAACGATGCACCGTGTATTTATTGTATTAAATAGAATGCATCACTTTCTAAACATCCCTAATCCATTAAAGAACATGGAAATTTCTATTCAACCAGATCGCACACTTCGCAATGAAGATTTCATTTCATCTGATGAAGAAAAAAGATTAAAACATATAGTTACTTCATTAGAAGGACTTTCAGAAAAACAGCGTCCTGTACGCCCTTTATTGATGGATCGTAATATCGCTATTTTAAATTTACTAATTGACTATGGATTATCCTTACAGGAACTTACAGCATTAACTATGCATCACGTCCACTTTGAAACGAACACATTATCTATCCCAGCAACCGCAGGGGTAGAAAGAACAATTTCATTAACCAGCGAAGACAAAAAACAACTATATACCTATTACAAAAGCATCCCTGAACCCGTTCGTCCAAAATACCATAGTAATGATCCATTATTTGTCGCATTCGATTTTAATCGAGGAACTTACAGATGGGTATACGAAAATGATGCACCAAAAGGATTAACAGAAATCGCTATCCAAAAAATGATTCGCCTTGAAGTATCTAGAGCTAATTTACGCAAAGGAATCTCAGGACAACACTTTCGCAACACCTATATTTTAAATTTAATAAAAAAAGAGACTCCGGAGTCAGAAATTATAAAGCTAGCTGGGTTCAAATCAAAAATTTCACTAAAACGATATTATCAATACGCAGAAAATGGAAAAAACGCCTTATCATAAGGCGTTTTTTCCATTTTTTCTTCAAACAAACGATTTTACTATGACCATTTAACTAATTTTTGCATCTACTATGATGAGTTTCATTCACATTCTCATTAGAAAGGAGAGATTTAATGTCTCGTTATGACGACAGTCAAAACAAATTCTCCAAACCATGCTTTCCAAGTAGCGCTGGACGAATCCCGAATACTCCATCAATCCCAGTTACTAAGGCACAACTTAGAACATTTCGCGCAATCATTATTGATTTAACAAAAATAATCCCAAAACTTTTCGCAAATCCATCTCCCCAAAATATTGAAGATCTAATCGATACATTGAACCTACTAAGTAAATTTATTTGTTCACTAGACGCTGCTTCCTCCCTGAAAGCACAAGGATTAGCTATTATTAAAAACTTAATAACTATATTAAAAAACCCAACTTTCGTAGCAAGTGCTGTATTTATCGAGCTTCAAAATCTAATTAATTATTTACTATCCATTACAAAACTATTCCGAATTGACCCTTGCACACTTCAAGAGCTTCTTAAATTAATAGCAGCATTACAAACCGCTTTAGTTAATTCTGCTTCATTCATTCAAGGACCTACTGGACCTACTGGACCTACTGGGCCAGCTGGTGCTACCGGTGCTACTGGACCTCAAGGTGTTCAAGGACCAGCAGGCGCTACCGGTGCCACTGGACCTCAAGGTGTTCAAGGACCAGCAGGTGCTACTGGCGCTACTGGACCTCAAGGTGCTCAAGGACCAGCAGGTGCTACCGGTGCTACTGGACCTCAAGGTGCTCAAGGACCAGCAGGTGCTACTGGTGCCACTGGACCTCAAGGTATTCAAGGACCAGCAGGTGCTACCGGTGCTACTGGACCTCAAGGCGTTCAAGGGCCAACGGGTGCTACTGGTATAGGAGTTACCGGACCTACTGGGCCTTCTGGTGGGCCTGCTGGTGCTACTGGACCTCAGGGACCTCAAGGTAATACAGGTGCTACTGGACCTCAAGGTATTCAAGGGCCTGCTGGTGCTACTGGTGCCACTGGACCTCAAGGTGCTCAAGGACCGGCTGGTGCTACCGGCGCTACTGGACCTCAAGGTGTTCAAGGGCCAACGGGTGCTACTGGTATAGGAGTTACCGGACCTACTGGGCCTTCTGGACCTAACTTCCCTGTAGCAACAATTGTTGTAACAAACAACATTCAACAAACAGTACTCCAATTTAACAACTTCATTTTTAATACTGCAATTAACGTAAACAACATTATCTTCAACGGCACAGATACAGTTACTGTTATCAACGCTGGTATTTATGTCATTAGCGTATCCATCTCTACAACTGCACCAGGATGTGCACCACTCGGAGTAGGAATTTCAATAAATGGAGCAGTCGCAACTGACAACTTCTCTTCAAATCTAATAGGCGACTCACTTTCATTCACTACGATCGAAACGTTAACTGCCGGCGCGAACATTTCTGTCCAATCCACTCTTAATGAGATTACGATCCCTGCAACAGGAAACACTAATATTCGTCTAACTGTATTTAGAATCGCTTAAATTTCACTATTTATTTTTTATAACAAATAAAAAAAGAGCGAGAAACTCGCTCTTTTTTTGTTATGTACAATAATTCATTACTACTCTAATTCAATTGAAACATTTTTTTGTGGTACGAATGTAGAAATTGCATGTTTATAAATAAGCTGTTGCTTACCTTCTGTTTCCAGTAGGACTGTAAAATTATCAAATCCTTTAATTAATCCACGAAGCTGGAAACCATTTAATAAGTACAGCGTAACAAACGTATTCTCTTTACGGAGTTGATTTAAAAACTGATCTTGAATATTGATTGATTGCTTCATGTCGAATCCTCCTCTTTTTCTCTACTTACTATTATTCGACTTTAGTTGTAGCTTTCCTTCTATGTATCGTAAAATTTCTGACGTTTTTTCACCGTCTGTAACATCAAACCATGTGACATCCATCTTATTACGGAACCACGTTAATTGACGTTTTGCATAACGACGTGAATTCGTCTTTAATTGTGATACCGCTTCTTCTAAAGAGACACGATCCTCAAAATAATCATATATCTCTTTATACCCAATCGCTTGAATAGATTGACAATCTCGTATCCCTCTATTATACAACCCTTCTACTTCTTCTAATAAACCTTGGTCCATCATTATATCAACTCGTAAGTTAATGCGATCGTATAGCATTTCACGATCCATTGTCAAGCCAATTAAGGAAACATCGTATAATAACTCGTTTTCTTGTTTTTCAAGTTGATCACTCATTTTTTCACCCGACGTGTGAAAAATTTCTAACGCTCTAATGACACGACGCACATTATTTGCATGAATACGCTCAGCGCTTTCTGGGTCTACTTCTTGTAATTTCTTATGTACATATTCCACACCACGTTCTAATGCTAACTTTTCCATTTGTTCTCGGTATATAGCATCACCAGCATCATCCGTAAACTGATAATCGAATAAAACAGACTGTATATACAGACCAGTTCCACCAACGATAATTGGTAATTTACCACGCTCTGTAATCTCTCGAATATGCTTACGAACACGTTCTTGAAACTCGGCAACTGAAAATGATTCTTCCGGATTTTTTATATCGACCATATAATGTGGAATTCCATCCATCTCTTCTTTCGTCACCTTTGCAGTTCCAATATCCATCGTACGATAAATCTGCATGGAATCTCCACTTATAATTTCACCGTTCAACGCTTTAGCAAGATCAATACTTAACTTCGTCTTCCCAACAGCAGTTGGTCCAATGATGACAGCAACTTTTTCACGTTGCACTTCTCCCATATCATTCAACTCTCTTTATGTAATGTACTCCATCTATTGATTATATCCAATCTTACCAATTTTAACGGCATGTTTGCAAGTTCTTTCATTACGGTACATGAAATTACAAATAAAAAAGAACATAGTTTGTCCAATTCCGCATATACATGATTAAAAATACCTTCGAGAGGATGAGTTAACTATGAAACAATCCACTATCAATTTTTCATCTTTGACAAAAGACCTCATTTTAGCTACTGCTACAAAAGAACAAAATTGTTCACAAGAAGAATTGTACTTCGCCTTAAATTGTTTGCTACGTTCTTTTCATTCTACTCTCCAAGAAACAACATTACATACAGAAAATAAAAATACAGAGTATATACAAAATCAATTTTGCAGCGCATATAAAATTATTACAGGTAAAACGATTTATCCTTTTCAATAATCCATAAAAGGCGGTTGCTTACATACTTTCAAGCAACCGCCTTTTATATTAATACATATATACTACTCTATAACTTTCACTTTTACAGATTTGCGCCCCCAGCTATTAGCACTACCATCTGAGCCAACTAAAACATCAATACGATTTCCTTTAATCGCACCACCAGTATCTCCAGCAATCGCTTCTCCATATCCTTCTACCCATACTTTTGATCCAAGCGGCATTACTTTAGGATCAACAGCAATTACTTTCATATTTGGATTAGCTGTCAAATCATGCCCCATTGCAGTTAATACACGACCACCATACGTACCATTCTCACTTGGATGCGCTGTATACGCTGTCGCTTCCACTGTTATTTCACGTCCACCAGCAGGTGCACTTGTTCCCTTAGATTTTGCAACCTGTTGCACAGCTGGCTTTGCTTTTGCCACAGGTTTACTTGATTCCACATTCTTAACAGACTCTTTGTTCTTAACTACTTTATTATTTTTAACCGGTGCATTCACTCTTACCGGCGCTTCTTCTTGCGTTACAACTTCTTTCTTTTCAACCACAGGTGCCGTCCCTGTTAAAAATGGCACGTGAACATATCCAACTTTTCCATTGTAGTCAAATTGTAACCACTCATTTTGAACTTGATTGGTCGTTTCAATTACATCATCTTTATTTAGTTTACCAAGGATTTCAGAGTCAGTATTCGCTCCGGCACGAACATTTAACACGCCCGCCGTTACATAATATGTACTTTTTGTAAATTCAGCACTTACAAACGCTTCTTTACCATTTACTTTAATTTTTGTCCATCCATTTTCTGTATTTATAACATCTAATTTATTTCCACTTAACATTTTACCTACAAGCTTTGACTCTACAGTTGGGTTTTCTCTAACATTTAATACGTCTGTTGTTACAATCGTTTCCGCTTTCGCAGAACCTGCAAAAATCCCAAGACCAAAAACTGCCGCCGTTGCTATACCTAATAATTTTTTCATGAATAGCCTCCATTTGCTTTGTTTTCGTATTTTCATTATAGCAACGGATTTTTAAGATTTTTAGAAAACACACAATTACAAACCATTCGTAATATACGATTAATGAGTTGTAACATAAATTTCCATATTAATGAATTACATTTCCAATAGAATTCCCAATAGTTTTCATATATTTTCCACATACAAGCACCAGAATTTTTTTCCAAAAAAATTACAGTATTACTTTTTTGTTACAAAAAAACCATATTTCATTACATCTTTTACCAAAATTCATCATTCTCCAATTATTAACCTCCTTTTTTGTAATAAAAAGGAGCAGCTTATAAAAGCTACTCCCTTTACACGTATTATTTAACTTTCTTTTTCCAAATCCCCATCATAAGTGCAGAAACAACTGCCCCTATCAATATCGAGAAAATATATAACACTGGTTTATTTACTAATGCTATAACAAACAATCCACCATGCGGTGCCGGTAATGTAATTTGGAATAACATAGATAATGCACCCGCAATACTTGAACCGACAACACAACTGACAATTACTCGAACCGGATCTGCAGCTGCAAATGGAATCGCACCTTCTGTAATAAACGATGCTCCCATAATATAATTTGTTAAACCAGACTTACGTTCCGCTTCTGTAAACTTCGATTTAAAGAATGTAGTTGCGAATGCAATTGCAAGCGGCGGTACCATACCACCAGCCATAACCGCTGAGTGCACCCCAAAGTTCTGTGCTTCTATTGCAGCAATACCAAATGTAAATGCTGCTTTATTAATTGGACCACCCATATCAATTGCCATCATCGCACCTAAAATAAGACCTAGTAATATAGCATTTGTACCGTTCAAACCATTTAACCATCCTGTTAACATTTCATTCAATGCTACTACAGGCGGAATTACTACTTTTTGCATAACAACTCCTGTAATCAATAATCCAAAGACTGGATATAACAAAACAGGTTTAATACCTTCTAACTGTACTGGTAATCCTGAAAATAGTCTTTTTAGCCCTAAGACAACATATCCAGCTAAGAAACCAGCAATTAATCCACCTAAAAAGCCAGCATTCGCATGTGCCGCTAAAAATCCCCCGACAACACCAGGCATAAAACCAGGACGATCAGCAATAGAACTCGCAATAAATCCTGCTAAAATTGGTACAAGGAATAAAAATGCCCCTGTTCCCCCTCCTCCAATAGACATGAACAATTCAGCTAAAGGGCCTTCTGCTTTTATACCACCAAACGAAAACGCTAGCGCAATTAAAATCCCACCACCAACAACGAATGGAAGCATATTACTTACGCCGTTCATTAAATGCTTATAAATTCCTAATCCTTTTTCTTTCTCTGTACTTTCTGTCTTTCCATCTTCTTTTATTCCTTTAAAGATCGGTGCATCCTGTTTTACAGCACGATTAAGAAGTTTTTCAGTTTTTCTAATCCCGTCAGCGACTGGCACTTGAATGACATGTTTACCAGCAAAACGATTCATTTCTACTTGTTTATCTGCCGCAACAATTATAGCTGTTGCGCGTTCAATATCCTCTTTCGTTAAACCGTTTTTTATACCTGTTGATCCATTCGTTTCAACTTTAATTGCAATCCCTAGCTCTGCTGCTTTTGCTTTCAAACTATCCGCAGCCATATATGTGTGAGCGATTCCAGTTGGACAAGCTGTAACAGCTAATACGTATGGTTCATTCCCTTCTGGTTGTGCAACTTCTACCTCTTCTTCTTTTTCATTTTCTTTTTCATCAAATAGACGAAGAAGTTCCTCTTCATCCTTTGCTTCTAACAATTGCTTACGAAATCCTTCATCCATTAATAGTGTAGATAAGCGTGATAACGTTTCTAAATGCGTATTATTCGCCCCTTCACTCGCAGCAATCATAAAGAATAAATGCGCAGGCTGTCCGTCAAGCGATTCATAGTTGATACCGCTTACACTTCTACCAAAACAAATCGCTGGTTGCTTAACAGCTTTTGTTTTCGCATGAGGTATAGCAATCCCTTCACCAATGCCAGTTGTACTTTGTGACTCCCGCTTTAAAATAGCTTCTTTAAATTCAGCTTTACTATTTAAACGATTTGCCCCGTTTAATTTCTCAACTAATTCATCTATGACAGCTTCTTTATTTGAAGCTGTCAAATTCATAATAACTGTATCCCTTTTTAATAGTTCTGTAATTTTCATATGCTGCTTCCCCCTATCGCTTAGTTACAATTACTTGCGACAATAATTCTTCTACTTTTTCCTTTTCACATAAATCAGCTGAAAATGCTGTTGCACTCCCCGTTGCAACGCCATATTGAAATGCCTTTTCAATATCTTTTGTCTGTTCATATTTACCTACAAATCCAGCAACGAGAGAATCTCCAGCCCCAACCGAATTAATTACAACACCTTTTGGAACTGTTGCTTCATATATACCTTCTGCCGTAAACAATAAAGCTCCATCTCCGGCCATTGATACGATAACGTGCTCTACACCTTGTTCAATTAATTTTCTTCCATACGGTAAAATATCTTCTGCTGTTGAAATTTCTACTCCAAATAACTCACCAAGTTCATGATGATTTGGCTTTATTAAAAATGGTTTATTTTTAACTACATGCTGCAAAGCACTACCACTTGCATCTACTACTACACGAATACCTTTTTCAGCTCCGAACGCTGCGATTGATTCATAAAAAGTAGTTGGAATAGACGCCGGTACACTTCCAGCTAGTACAACATAATCTCCCTTTTGCATACTTTCAATTTGTTTCATTAATTGTTCAAATTGTTCATTTGTCACACTAGGTCCTTGCCCATTTAATTCTGTTTCTTCTTGCCCTTTTATTTTCACATTAATTCGAGAATCTCCATCTACTTGGACGAAGTTTGTTATTACCCCTTCCGTCTGTAATACATCTTTAATAAATCGACCGGTAAATCCACCAGTAAATCCAAGTGCTACATTTTCAACACCTAAGCGATGAAGAACACGAGAAACATTAATCCCTTTCCCCCCAGGAAACTTCATATCTTTCTCCGCTCGATTTACTGCGCCTAAATCTAAGGAATTAACTTGTACTACATAATCAATAGATGGGTTTAAAGTTACTGTATAGATCATTGTTTATCAGCCTCAATTACATTGGTTTGTCTTTTATATTTTTCTAAATCAATTTCTAAATGGTTTGTAATAATATTTGCCTCTTCAACATTGGCAATTTTCGCAAACGCAACTTCCGAAAACTTACTTTCATCAATTAAGAAATATCCTTCATTTGCTAATGTTAATGCCATTTGCTTTAAAAGCGCCTCTTCCGGATCTGGTGTTGTAAAACCAAGCTGTTCATGTACACCATTCGCTCCTAAAAAACATTTATCAAAACGATACTTCTGCATACTTTCCTGTGCCATAGCACCGATTAAAGCTTTCGTCCTACTCTTCATCATTCCGCCTAGTAAATAGGCACGAATATTATTTTCAACTAAAGCTTCAATATGCATAAGTCCATTCGTAACGACAGTAACATCTTTATTTATTAAAAATGGAATCATTTCAAATGTTGTACTTCCTGCATCTAAATAAATGAAATCACCTTGTTCCACAACGCTAGCCGCATACTTCGCAATTTGTTGTTTTATCTGAATGTTTTTGGATGATTTTTCAACCATCGTCGGCTCCTGTCCTTTTCCTGTTAAAACAGCCGCACCACCGTGAACTCTTTTTAATAACCGTTGTTTTTCCAATTGCGCTAAATCACGACGAATTGTTGATTCAGAGCTCGCTGTTCTTTCCACTAATTGCTGTAATTTAACAACCTTCTGCTCTTTTACAAGTTGCAATATCATTTGATGACGTTCAGGAGTTAACATTTTATTCACCTCTTCTTTGATTACAGTATAATGAAAACGATCACAAAAATCAACCATAAACATTCACAAATAACCAAAAAACAATCACGAACAGTTATAAACAACAAAAAAGAAACCCATTTGATTGTGATATCAAATGGGTTTCTTTACTCCATTCACTTATAAGGAAGCTTTATATATGCTTAAAACATCGTCTTTATTTAATTTTTTAAAGTTACCAAATTCGCCATTAGCCATCGCTTTATCCGCCATTACATCAATTTCATTTTCTCCAATAGTGTAATCAGATAGTGTTACTGGTGCCTCAATTGAAGTCCAAAATTGACGTAACGCCTCAATTCCTTCTAACGCAATTTCTCGATCAGTCTTTCCATCTGTTTTTACATCGAATACACGAATAGCAAACTGTTTAAAACGACTTACATTTTCATCTACAACATGCTTCATCCAGTTCGGGAATAGAATAGCTAAGCCGCCTCCATGCGGTATGTCATGAACCGCAGAAACTGCATGCTCAATATTATGAGTTGCCCAGTCCCCTTTTACCCCCATCGCTAAAATACCGTTTAACGCCATAGTACCGCAATATAAAATCGTCTCTCTATGCTCATAATTTTCTAGATCACTTAAAAGCTTAGGAGCTGTCTCAATTACTGTTTTTAAAACAGATTCACAATAACGATCTTGTAATTCTGTATTTGTTCCATGATGGAAATATTGTTCTAATACGTGCGACATAATATCTACCATACCGTAAATTGTTTGATCTTTCGGTACAGACGCAGTATGGGCCGGATCTAAAATTGAAAACTGCGGGAAAGTAACAGGGCTACCCCAGCCATATTTTTCATTCGTTTCCCAATTTGTAATGACAGAACCAGCATTCATTTCAGATCCTGTTGCCGCAAGAGTAAGCACAGTACCAAATGGTAATGCCTCACTGGCAAATGTTTTTTCGTTACAATATCCCACACATCTCCATCGTACTTACTACCAGCTGCAATTGCCTTCGTACAGTCGATTACACTACCTCCACCAACTGCTAAAATAAATTCAACACCATTATCTTTACAAATTTGAATCCCTTTCTTCACAGTTGATACACGTGGATTCGGTTCAACACCTGTCAATTCAAATACTTCTGCATTTATTTCCTTTAAAATAGAAATTACATTATCATAAATACCGTTTCTTTTAATGCTGCCTCCCCCGTATACGAGAAGAACTTTTTTACCGAACTGTGGAATTTCAGTTTTTAACTGTTCTAATTGACCTTTACCAAAAATAAGTTTCGTTGGATTACGAAATACAAAATTTTGCATATCCCTTTACCATCCCTTCTATATGAAAAGCAACTATACTTTTGTATACCATATTTTTTTCATTTCACAAAAATATTTGCCTAACAAAAAAATCCCAGCCTACAGGCTGAGATTTTTTATTGATAATAAGGTGAGATCATTAAATAAACAATAACACCAGATAAACTTACATATAACCAAATCGGCATCGTCCAACGTACAATTTTACGATGACGTGTTAATTGATTTGTAAAACCAAATACAAGTGCAAACAATGCAAGTGGTACGATAATTGCTGCTAGGATAATATGTGTAATTAAAATGATGAAATACACATATTTAATGAATCCTTCGCCACCAAAATGTGTTGCTGGCGCCAAGTAATGATACGATAAATAAGAAACACAAAATAGCAACGTCGTCGTAAATGCTGCTAGGATAAAACCACGGTGCATTTTCACGTTCTTCTTAATAATAGAGTATAAAGCTGCTAATAAGAATACGAACGTAAAGCTATTAAAAATTGCGTTTAACATTGGTAAAATGGTTACATCAAAATGTACTTCTCCTTCATAACCAACAGGTCCGAAGAACAAAAATAAAATAATCGCATTTACAATTACAGAAAGCGTTATCACAATAGGAGCATAGCTTTTCTGATTTGTTGATTGATCCACCAAAATGGTCACTCCCTCTTCCTTCAAATATGTATACGTAACCTCACTATTTTAACATACTATTCACAGTGTAAATGTGACAATAGTTTGACACAGCAAGATAAGAAAAAGAAAAATCCTTCTTAATAAAACTTCTTAAGAAGGATTTTATCGCTTTATTATTCAAATAGCAATGCGATTAGTTTTTGTTAAAAAATGTATCGCTATATGCTTGAAAAATTTCAGACACTTGATATCCCATTAAAGAAATTGCTGTTAATGAAAAGAAACCAATCATAAGAAATCGAAACCACATATAAATCTCCTCCTTGTATTTAGCTAAAAACATTCGCTACATTACAAGTTGAGTGGCACTCTTCATCGTCACTTTCCTTTTTCTTTACAATTGCTGTAATAAATCGAATCATAAAGAAAACTACAAAAGGAAATTGTTCGTAATTTACCTTGGCATAGTTTAGCAACGGCTCGCGCTGCATATCGAACGGGGATGAGAAGGAATAGAACATACCTTGCTCTTCCATATATACAATTACAATTTTCATGCAAAATACGATTCCTAGAAACGAAACAATATCTTGCCATTCTGTCGTATATAACAGGTTATATAGCTCTAATACGTACTCTTCCATCGTCATCCCCCCTTCCTTTTTTATCATTTTGCTCGCCTTCGTATAAAAAGTCAAGAAAAAAGTTTATATTCACTATGACAATAGTAATTACTCTTTTCTACCAATGGTTGGATGTAGCATTTCTTAGAAAACAAGAAATTAAAATCGGACAGATTCCTCATTCTTACTTTTAGTATTCAACACTGTACTATTTTTATTTCTA
This genomic window from Bacillus anthracis str. Vollum contains:
- a CDS encoding trimeric intracellular cation channel family protein yields the protein MAWEIFSIIGTIAFALSGAIVAMEEDYDIFGVYILGMATAFGGGALRNLLIGYPIVAFWQQDMLFQIALLSMTIIFLFPNKLIRHWKKWENITDAIGLSAFAVQGALYAQKLNLPISATIVAAVLTGIGGGIIRDLLARRKPLVLRAEVYAFWTILAGFLIGAQIIVSDWALYTLFILIVCFRMVSIHYKWHLPHRRIDTNERSMHK
- the spoVK gene encoding stage V sporulation protein K, producing MEQSMRKKNNNQINIVLNHRKKISLPAAENKTVISSETTTKHEMLQRIEEEMGKLVGMDDIKKIIKEIYAWIYVNKKRQEIGLKSEKQVLHMLFKGNPGTGKTTVARMIGKLLFEMNILSKGHLVEAERADLVGEYIGHTAQKTRDLIKKAMGGILFIDEAYSLARGGEKDFGKEAIDTLVKHMEDKQHGFVLILAGYSREMNHFLSLNPGLQSRFPFIIEFADYSVNQLLEIGKRMYEEREYQLSKEAEWKFRDHLHAVKYSSQITSFSNGRYVRNIVEKSIRTQAMRLLQEDAYDKYDLVGISSSDLMLEEETHST
- a CDS encoding tyrosine-type recombinase/integrase; this encodes METTEFHDTIQAFSIFLLNKGRKPSTIKRYVYDIEDFGHWLEKNKKLPSSNIWATLCTKDYEDYFSDLKKNRHYSEKTMHRVFIVLNRMHHFLNIPNPLKNMEISIQPDRTLRNEDFISSDEEKRLKHIVTSLEGLSEKQRPVRPLLMDRNIAILNLLIDYGLSLQELTALTMHHVHFETNTLSIPATAGVERTISLTSEDKKQLYTYYKSIPEPVRPKYHSNDPLFVAFDFNRGTYRWVYENDAPKGLTEIAIQKMIRLEVSRANLRKGISGQHFRNTYILNLIKKETPESEIIKLAGFKSKISLKRYYQYAENGKNALS
- a CDS encoding Gly-Xaa-Xaa repeat protein → MSRYDDSQNKFSKPCFPSSAGRIPNTPSIPVTKAQLRTFRAIIIDLTKIIPKLFANPSPQNIEDLIDTLNLLSKFICSLDAASSLKAQGLAIIKNLITILKNPTFVASAVFIELQNLINYLLSITKLFRIDPCTLQELLKLIAALQTALVNSASFIQGPTGPTGPTGPAGATGATGPQGVQGPAGATGATGPQGVQGPAGATGATGPQGAQGPAGATGATGPQGAQGPAGATGATGPQGIQGPAGATGATGPQGVQGPTGATGIGVTGPTGPSGGPAGATGPQGPQGNTGATGPQGIQGPAGATGATGPQGAQGPAGATGATGPQGVQGPTGATGIGVTGPTGPSGPNFPVATIVVTNNIQQTVLQFNNFIFNTAINVNNIIFNGTDTVTVINAGIYVISVSISTTAPGCAPLGVGISINGAVATDNFSSNLIGDSLSFTTIETLTAGANISVQSTLNEITIPATGNTNIRLTVFRIA
- the hfq gene encoding RNA chaperone Hfq translates to MKQSINIQDQFLNQLRKENTFVTLYLLNGFQLRGLIKGFDNFTVLLETEGKQQLIYKHAISTFVPQKNVSIELE
- the miaA gene encoding tRNA (adenosine(37)-N6)-dimethylallyltransferase MiaA, which translates into the protein MGEVQREKVAVIIGPTAVGKTKLSIDLAKALNGEIISGDSMQIYRTMDIGTAKVTKEEMDGIPHYMVDIKNPEESFSVAEFQERVRKHIREITERGKLPIIVGGTGLYIQSVLFDYQFTDDAGDAIYREQMEKLALERGVEYVHKKLQEVDPESAERIHANNVRRVIRALEIFHTSGEKMSDQLEKQENELLYDVSLIGLTMDREMLYDRINLRVDIMMDQGLLEEVEGLYNRGIRDCQSIQAIGYKEIYDYFEDRVSLEEAVSQLKTNSRRYAKRQLTWFRNKMDVTWFDVTDGEKTSEILRYIEGKLQLKSNNSK